In Bacillus sp. S3, the sequence CAGATTCCCTTGTGATTTCAGGTACTACGGGAGAATCACCAACGTTATCCAAAGAAGAAAAGCTGGCACTCTTTAATCATGTTGTTAAAGTGGTGAAGAAAAGGATCCCAGTCATTGCCGGCACTGGAAGTAATAATACGTATGCATCAATTGAATTGACGAAAAAAGCAGAGCAGCTTGGTGTGGATGCGATCATGGCTGTAGCACCATATTATAATAAACCAAATCAAGAAGGTCTGTACCAGCATTTCAAAGCGGTTGCGGAAGCAACAACACTTCCGGTCATGGTATACAATATTCCTGGCAGGTCTGCTGTAAATATTCGTCCGGAGACGATTATTCGACTATCTGAGATACCTAATATTGTGGCTGTGAAGGAAGCAAGCGGTGATTTAAACGCCATGACACGTATTATTGCCGATACGGATGAGGATTTTGTTTTATACAGCGGGGATGACAGCTTGACAATCCCGGTTCTTTCTATTGGCGGAGCAGGAGTTGTTTCAGTTGCTTCTCATGTAATTGGAAACGATTTGCAAGCAATGATTAAAGCTTATTTTGATGGAGAAAATGCCAAGGCTGCAGCATACCATCAGCAATTGCTGCCAATCATGCAGGGCCTATTTGCCGCACCAAGCCCTGCCCCAGTTAAAACAGCATTACAAGTATCGGGATTGGATGTTGGGTCTGTCAGGCTGCCACTTGTCGGTTTAACGGAACAGGAACGAACGACATTGATTTCTTTATTGAAAAATAAATAAAAAATATCCATGGGCATACCGAAATATAGTGCGGTATGCCCTTTTTTCATCCGTTTGATCGTTGTGATGAATGAATATAGCAATTATTGGTTGTAAAGGTTTTCAACTTTCAAGTATAATATTCATAACTGATCTTCGGTCGGATTACACATCATGTAGGAGGAAACGGAAATTGATACAGAAAAAAAATACTTCCATCAAGATTATTGCACTTGGTGGTATCGGAGAAATCGGAAAGAATATGTACCTTGTTGAAGTGGACAAGGACATATTTATTGTTGATGCCGGCTTAATGTTCCCCGAGGAAGAAATGCTTGGTATCGATATGGTCATTCCAGATCTAACATATTTAAATGACAATAAGGAACGAGTCAAAGCGATTTTTTTAACACATGGACATGAAGACCATATTGGTGCTCTTTCCTACGTGCTTCGAAAGGTTAATGTACCCGTATATGGAACGAAACTAACACTTGCTCTTGCAAAAGCCAAGCTTAAGGAACAGGAATTTATCGGAAATGCAGAATTTATTGAGATTGATTCGGATACAAAAGTGGAATTAGATGCTGTACATGTAAGTTTTTTTAGAACTAATCATAGCATCCCGGATTCAGTTGGCGTTTGTATCCATACATCTGAAGGGATTATTGTTTATACGGGAGACTTTAAATTTGATCAGGCTGCAACGAAACTTTATAAGCCTGAAATTGGAAAAATGGCTGAGATAGGGGAACAGGGGGTTTTGTGCTTACTGTCTGACAGTACTGAAGCCGAAAAACCTGGGTACACAACATCTGAAGCGATTGTTGAACGTGAAATGTCCCATGCGTTTTATAATGCACCGGGGAGGATTATTGCCGCTTGCTTTGCATCGGACATCAATCGAATCCAGCATATTTTTAATGCTGCGAAAGAAAATGGCCGTAAAGTCGCTGTAGTAGGAAAAAGCCTTGAAAGAATCTATCATATTGCCCTCGACTTAGGATATTTAGAAGTGGACGAAGATGTCATGATTCAGGTAAATCAGATTAATGAATATCCTGACCAAGAAATAGCGGTATTAATGACCGGTGGCCAGGGAGAACCAATTGAAGCCTTGCAGAAAATGGCAAAACAGACACATAAGCTATTGAATATCCAGCCTGGTGATACTGTTTTAATTGCTGCTTCACCATTAAGAGGAAGTGAAGTATTTTTAGGGAAAACGGTCGATCTGTTATTCAAAGCAGGAGCAAATGTTGTATATGGAAAAAGGACAATCCATGTATCAAGCCATGGAAGTCAAGAAGAATTAAAGTTTATGATTAATTTAATGAAGCCGAAATTTTTGATTCCGGTTCACGGTGAGTATCGGATGCTGAAGGCACACAGAAAAGTGGCCATTGAATGCGGTCTTGCCGATGAACAAATTTACATTCCCGACCGCGGTGATATTGTGGAATGGAAGGAAGGGACATTAACAGTTACCGGGAAGGTTCCGTCTGGCAATGTGCTAATCGATGGAATCGGTGTAGGCGATGTCGGAAATATCGTCCTTCGGGATCGAAGGCTTTTGTCACAAGATGGCATTTTAATTGTTGTTGTCACGTTAACGAAACAAGAAAAGAAAATTGCGGCAGGGCCGGAAATCATTTCACGAGGGTTTGTCTATGTTCGCGAATCGGAGAAATTAATGGATGATTCAACGAAATTAGTTCATGATATTGTGGAAAGAAACACAGCTAAAACCTCATTTGAATGGTCCACTCTTAAGCAGGAAATAAGAGATGAATTAAATCGATCTTTATTTGAAAAAACAAAAAGAAGGCCAATGATACTGCCGATTATTATGGAAGTGTGAATGTAAAGGTACCGGAATTCCTCCGGTACCTCTTTTTGTATTGTTTTGGCATGAAATCAATGTAAAGGTAAACACTAACAAATATCATGCTTGAAGGGAGTATTAGGATGGATAACGATATTCAAAAAAATACCGATAACCAAGAAGAGCAGCAACCACAAAAAGAGGAGAAGTCTACTTCTGGTTTAATAGAGAAAATTCAACAGCTTGGCCAAACCAATGTGCCGCAGCTCTCAGCAGATTCTCGAATTCATTGTTTAACCATAATTGGCCAAATTGAAGGACATATGGCATTACCTCCGCAAAATAAAACAACAAAGTACGAGCATTTATTGCCGCAACTTGTTGCAATCGAACAAAATCCGAAAATTGAAGGTGTATTAATTGTATTAAATACGGTCGGCGGGGATGTCGAAGCAGGGCTGGCCATTTCTGAAATGATTGCATCTATTTCAAAACCAACTGTTTCCATCGTCCTGGGAGGGGGTCATTCGATTGGTGTTCCGATTGCAGTTTCATGTGACTACAGCTTTATTGCAGAAACTGCTACGATGACCATCCATCCAATTCGCTTGACAGGGCTTGTCATAGGAGTACCGGCCACCTTTGAATATTTGGATAAAATGCAGGAACGTGTGGTCAACTTTGTGACAAAACATTCCAAAATTACGGAGGAAACATTTAAAGACTTAATGTTTGCAAAAGGAAATTTAACGCGGGATATTGGAACGAATGTAATCGGTGTTGATGCCGTTAAGTCGGGATTAATTGATGAGGTAGGCGGTTTAGGTCCCGCAATGAAAAAGCTCAATGAAATGATTGATCTTCAAAAAGAAGAAAATGAGGGGCTGATTCAATGATTTTATATACAATGATGCCAAATGAACTAATTTTTCCCTATGAAGCGGAAGCGGCAAGCAATCAGCAAATGATAAACTATCAGGGGATTCCACTTTTGGTAGAGCTTGCTGATCAGCAAAATGTTCAGGTTATTCGTATAGTAAGCAGTGACCCCCAGCATTATTTGAATGAACATATATACCCTGGTGCAAAAATTTCTTTCGGTTACCTTGATGGATTGTCCGCATTGCAATAGTAGATTATGGTATAATTAGATAACAATTATTTGAGCAGCCTTGCAGGCTGCTTTCCTTTTTATTAATTGGCTGTGTTAAAGGTCATTGTTGATTTTTTCAAACTGTTGATTGGAGCGGAAGGCACGAAGACTCCTGCGGGATTACGGGGCAGGGGAGACCCCGCAGGAGCGAAGCGACGAGGAGGCTTCCCGTCACGCCCGCGGAAAGCGAAGTGCCTGGAGCGGAAATCAACAGCCAAGTTAACACAGCCTATTAATTAATACTATGAAAAATAGACCAAACTGAACGATACAAGGTGATTAGATGGCAAAAAGAAAGAGAAGAAAACCCAAAAAAAGAGATAATCATTTAAAACGAACCGTTCAATACGAGCTATCCGCCTTGGCTTTATTGGCATTAGCGATCATTTCAATCGCAAAGCTTGGAGCAGTCGGGAATGCCACTGTCCTTTTCTTCCGTTTTTGGATGGGAGAATGGTACATGCTGAGCTTAATTGGACTAGTAATATTAAGTGTTTATTTAATGTGGAAACGTAGTATTCCTTTTTTCTTCCATATTAAATTAGTTGGCAGCTATTTTATTATATCGGCAATCTTACTATTGAGTCATGTCACTCTTTTTCATTTGCTCACAAATGATGGGAAATTTAAAGATCCTAGTGTGATTGGGAACACTTGGGAATTATTTATGATGGAAGTAAGAGGGGAAACAAGTACGACCCATGATTTGGGCGGCGGGATTTTAGGAGCGATTTTATTTGCTATGTTTCATTACCTGTTCGCAGAAACAGGTACAAAAATTATTGCTTTTGTTTTTATAATCGTTGGGATTGTCCTATTAACTGGAAAATCGTTTGGAGATTTCATTGGGAAGATT encodes:
- the dapA gene encoding 4-hydroxy-tetrahydrodipicolinate synthase; amino-acid sequence: MVHFGRVSTAMVTPFDKNGHIDFAKTTQLINYLIENGTDSLVISGTTGESPTLSKEEKLALFNHVVKVVKKRIPVIAGTGSNNTYASIELTKKAEQLGVDAIMAVAPYYNKPNQEGLYQHFKAVAEATTLPVMVYNIPGRSAVNIRPETIIRLSEIPNIVAVKEASGDLNAMTRIIADTDEDFVLYSGDDSLTIPVLSIGGAGVVSVASHVIGNDLQAMIKAYFDGENAKAAAYHQQLLPIMQGLFAAPSPAPVKTALQVSGLDVGSVRLPLVGLTEQERTTLISLLKNK
- a CDS encoding ribonuclease J: MIQKKNTSIKIIALGGIGEIGKNMYLVEVDKDIFIVDAGLMFPEEEMLGIDMVIPDLTYLNDNKERVKAIFLTHGHEDHIGALSYVLRKVNVPVYGTKLTLALAKAKLKEQEFIGNAEFIEIDSDTKVELDAVHVSFFRTNHSIPDSVGVCIHTSEGIIVYTGDFKFDQAATKLYKPEIGKMAEIGEQGVLCLLSDSTEAEKPGYTTSEAIVEREMSHAFYNAPGRIIAACFASDINRIQHIFNAAKENGRKVAVVGKSLERIYHIALDLGYLEVDEDVMIQVNQINEYPDQEIAVLMTGGQGEPIEALQKMAKQTHKLLNIQPGDTVLIAASPLRGSEVFLGKTVDLLFKAGANVVYGKRTIHVSSHGSQEELKFMINLMKPKFLIPVHGEYRMLKAHRKVAIECGLADEQIYIPDRGDIVEWKEGTLTVTGKVPSGNVLIDGIGVGDVGNIVLRDRRLLSQDGILIVVVTLTKQEKKIAAGPEIISRGFVYVRESEKLMDDSTKLVHDIVERNTAKTSFEWSTLKQEIRDELNRSLFEKTKRRPMILPIIMEV
- a CDS encoding ClpP family protease — encoded protein: MDNDIQKNTDNQEEQQPQKEEKSTSGLIEKIQQLGQTNVPQLSADSRIHCLTIIGQIEGHMALPPQNKTTKYEHLLPQLVAIEQNPKIEGVLIVLNTVGGDVEAGLAISEMIASISKPTVSIVLGGGHSIGVPIAVSCDYSFIAETATMTIHPIRLTGLVIGVPATFEYLDKMQERVVNFVTKHSKITEETFKDLMFAKGNLTRDIGTNVIGVDAVKSGLIDEVGGLGPAMKKLNEMIDLQKEENEGLIQ
- a CDS encoding YlzJ-like family protein, with amino-acid sequence MILYTMMPNELIFPYEAEAASNQQMINYQGIPLLVELADQQNVQVIRIVSSDPQHYLNEHIYPGAKISFGYLDGLSALQ